One window of Streptomyces sp. FIT100 genomic DNA carries:
- a CDS encoding PfkB family carbohydrate kinase: MRIAVTGSIATDHLMVFPGRFAEQLVPDRLAAVSLSFLVDSLDVRPGGAGANAAYGLALLRYRPALVGAVGADFREHGDRLAALGVDTGSVHVSATRRTARYLCTTDGDRHRIASFHPGAMSEAAGIGLAETARRLGGLDLVLVGADDPGAMVRHTEECRAAGLPFAAGPSRQLALLERDAVRRLVDGAALLFTNARESALLLRRTGWSRAEVLRRTGTWITTLGADGCRLERAGEPPVGIAAVPPQRLVDPTGAGDAFRAGFLAGLAAGLAPVRCAQTGSALASFTRGAAGGQEYACDPERLVAAVQVAYGPRAAAEIAHALAVPRRTPTTEAEAETETGAGAETATGVQRGVRR, encoded by the coding sequence ATGCGCATCGCCGTCACCGGGTCCATCGCGACGGACCATCTGATGGTCTTTCCCGGGCGGTTCGCCGAGCAGCTGGTACCGGACCGACTCGCCGCCGTCTCCCTGTCCTTCCTCGTCGACTCGCTGGACGTCCGGCCGGGCGGAGCCGGTGCCAATGCGGCGTACGGCCTGGCCCTCCTGCGGTACCGGCCCGCACTCGTGGGTGCGGTCGGGGCGGATTTCCGGGAGCACGGCGACAGGCTGGCGGCCCTCGGTGTCGACACCGGGTCCGTGCATGTCTCGGCAACCCGGCGTACCGCCCGCTACCTGTGCACCACGGACGGGGACAGGCACCGGATCGCGTCGTTCCACCCGGGTGCGATGAGCGAGGCCGCCGGCATCGGACTCGCGGAAACCGCACGGCGGCTCGGGGGACTCGATCTCGTCCTGGTCGGCGCGGACGACCCCGGGGCGATGGTCCGCCACACCGAGGAGTGCCGTGCGGCGGGTCTCCCCTTCGCCGCCGGTCCCTCCCGGCAGTTGGCGCTGCTGGAGCGGGACGCCGTGCGCCGGCTGGTGGACGGGGCCGCGCTTCTCTTCACCAACGCCCGCGAGAGCGCGCTGCTGCTGCGCAGGACCGGCTGGAGCCGCGCGGAGGTGCTGCGCCGCACCGGTACGTGGATCACCACGCTGGGCGCCGATGGGTGCCGGCTCGAACGGGCGGGGGAGCCGCCCGTGGGGATCGCCGCCGTGCCGCCGCAGCGGCTCGTCGATCCGACGGGGGCGGGGGACGCCTTCAGGGCCGGGTTCCTCGCCGGGCTGGCCGCCGGGCTCGCACCCGTCCGCTGCGCGCAGACGGGCTCCGCACTGGCCTCGTTCACGCGGGGCGCCGCGGGTGGTCAGGAGTACGCGTGCGATCCGGAGCGCCTCGTCGCAGCGGTCCAGGTGGCGTACGGGCCCAGGGCGGCAGCCGAGATCGCCCACGCACTTGCCGTCCCACGCCGGACACCCACCACAGAAGCAGAAGCAGAAACAGAAACAGGAGCAGGAGCAGAAACAGCAACAGGAGTGCAGAGAGGAGTACGGAGATGA
- a CDS encoding GIY-YIG nuclease family protein — protein sequence MRDVDHLWFAESWCQRSAGVDLIRRLPGTRQPGTGDEAAIAELEGKLAELGAELEAVEAREANIRAGYVYVISNVGAFGERMVKIGMTRRLDPMDRVIELGDASVPFRFDVHALIFSEDAVGLERRLHQEFESRRVNRVNLRREFFYVTPAVVRAALQRLAGQHLLEFQDTPEAPEWRASQTAAGR from the coding sequence GTGAGAGACGTCGACCACCTCTGGTTTGCGGAGAGCTGGTGTCAGCGGTCGGCCGGGGTAGACCTGATCCGTCGGCTCCCTGGTACTCGGCAACCCGGCACCGGCGATGAGGCCGCCATCGCCGAACTCGAAGGAAAACTCGCCGAGTTGGGCGCCGAACTGGAGGCGGTCGAGGCCCGCGAGGCCAACATCCGGGCCGGATACGTCTACGTCATCTCCAACGTCGGAGCGTTCGGCGAACGCATGGTCAAGATCGGTATGACCCGGCGCCTCGATCCCATGGACCGCGTCATCGAACTCGGGGACGCGTCCGTCCCCTTCCGCTTCGACGTACACGCCCTGATCTTCAGTGAGGACGCCGTCGGCCTGGAACGCCGCCTGCACCAGGAGTTCGAGTCCCGCCGCGTCAACCGGGTAAACCTACGCCGGGAGTTCTTCTACGTCACACCGGCAGTCGTGCGCGCCGCCCTGCAGCGGCTCGCCGGACAGCACCTCCTGGAGTTCCAGGACACGCCCGAGGCTCCTGAATGGAGGGCCAGCCAGACCGCTGCCGGGCGGTGA
- a CDS encoding ATP-binding protein, which translates to MFDRDFEWAELTRFAALPGPRATLGVVSGRRRQGKTFLLDAVTRASGGFMFTATETTETDALRQFGEALARHRDQPTPFRFAHWDEAVTELMRIADRGGPTVAVIDEFPFLAKASPALPSIIQRALDPAAQHTNTPVRLLLCGSALSFMGGLLAGNAPLRGRAGLELVVPTLDFRLAAEFWEITDPRTALLTHAIVGGTPAYRREFTQGDAPAGPHDFDAWVTRAVLNPARPLFREARYLLAEEPELHDTALYHSVLAAIAAGNAARGGIADYLGRKSTDLAHPLSVLQDVGMITHEADAFRRNRSAYRIAEPLIAFYHAVMRPAWGDLERPGRAPAVWRRAQSTFRSKVVGPHFEQVCREWARWHASPATHGGQVTRVASGTVNDPAAKTSHEVDIAVHGETDSGRETLLAIGEAKWNDVMGKGHLERLQHIRALLTARGTATDVTRLQCYSGTGFTDELRHLAENDPAIQLIDPVRLYHSD; encoded by the coding sequence ATGTTCGACCGCGACTTCGAGTGGGCCGAGCTGACCCGCTTCGCCGCCCTACCCGGCCCGCGCGCCACCCTCGGCGTGGTCTCCGGCCGCCGCCGCCAGGGCAAGACCTTCCTCCTGGACGCCGTCACACGGGCAAGCGGCGGCTTCATGTTCACCGCCACCGAGACCACCGAAACCGACGCCCTGCGACAGTTCGGCGAAGCCCTCGCCCGCCACCGCGACCAGCCCACCCCGTTCCGCTTCGCCCACTGGGACGAGGCCGTCACCGAGCTCATGCGCATCGCCGACAGGGGCGGCCCCACCGTCGCGGTCATCGACGAGTTCCCCTTCCTCGCCAAGGCCTCCCCCGCCCTCCCCTCGATCATCCAGCGCGCCCTCGACCCCGCCGCCCAGCACACCAACACCCCCGTACGGCTCCTGCTGTGCGGCTCCGCCCTGTCCTTCATGGGCGGACTCCTCGCCGGCAACGCCCCGCTGCGCGGCCGCGCCGGCCTGGAACTCGTCGTCCCCACCCTGGACTTCCGCCTCGCCGCCGAGTTCTGGGAGATCACCGACCCGCGCACCGCGCTGCTCACCCACGCCATCGTCGGCGGCACCCCCGCCTACCGCCGCGAGTTCACCCAGGGCGACGCTCCCGCCGGTCCCCACGACTTCGACGCCTGGGTCACCCGCGCCGTCCTCAATCCCGCCCGTCCGCTCTTCCGCGAGGCCCGCTACCTGCTCGCAGAGGAACCCGAACTCCACGACACCGCGCTCTACCACTCCGTCCTGGCCGCCATCGCCGCCGGAAACGCCGCACGCGGCGGCATCGCCGACTACCTCGGCCGCAAGTCCACCGACCTCGCCCACCCGCTCAGCGTCCTCCAGGACGTCGGCATGATCACCCACGAGGCCGACGCCTTCCGCCGCAACCGCTCCGCCTACCGCATCGCCGAACCTCTCATCGCCTTCTACCACGCGGTCATGCGCCCCGCCTGGGGCGATCTGGAACGCCCCGGACGCGCCCCCGCCGTCTGGCGCCGCGCCCAGTCCACCTTCCGCAGCAAGGTTGTCGGCCCGCACTTCGAACAGGTCTGCCGCGAATGGGCCCGCTGGCACGCGTCCCCCGCAACCCACGGCGGGCAGGTCACAAGGGTCGCCAGCGGGACCGTCAACGATCCTGCCGCGAAGACCAGCCACGAAGTCGACATCGCGGTCCATGGCGAGACCGACAGCGGCCGCGAAACACTACTCGCCATCGGCGAAGCCAAATGGAACGACGTCATGGGAAAGGGCCACCTCGAACGTCTCCAGCACATCCGTGCTCTCCTCA